A DNA window from Rossellomorea marisflavi contains the following coding sequences:
- the yhbH gene encoding sporulation protein YhbH — MDNHQFVISKEDWALHRKGHDDQQRHQEKVQDAIRNNLPDLITEENIVMSNGRDVVKIPIRSLDEYKIRYNYDKNKHVGQGDGESQVGDVVARDGNPQQGPGKGKGAGDKAGEDYYEAEVSLMEIEDALFKQLELPNLKKKEQDVQTVEHIEFNDIRKTGLMGNIDKKKTMMSAFKRNAMTGTPGFHPITREDLKFRTWNEVLKPESKAVVLAMMDTSGSMGVWEKYMARSFFFWMTRFLRTKYETVEIEFIAHHTEAKVVSEEHFFSKGESGGTICSSAYRKALELIDYKYAPSRYNIYPFHFSDGDNLTSDNVRCVKLVEELMKVSSMFGYGEVNQYNRHSTLMSAYKNIKNEDFRYYILKQKADVFHAMKSFFHNSGDKAALA, encoded by the coding sequence ATGGATAATCATCAATTTGTCATTTCCAAAGAAGATTGGGCCCTCCACCGCAAAGGTCATGACGATCAACAGCGTCATCAGGAAAAGGTACAGGATGCAATCAGGAATAATCTTCCGGATTTAATCACAGAAGAAAACATCGTCATGTCAAATGGAAGAGACGTTGTGAAGATACCGATCCGGTCATTGGATGAATACAAGATCCGCTATAATTATGATAAAAATAAGCACGTTGGCCAGGGGGACGGGGAAAGCCAGGTGGGGGATGTTGTCGCCAGGGATGGGAATCCCCAGCAGGGACCCGGAAAAGGGAAAGGAGCAGGGGACAAAGCCGGTGAGGATTACTACGAAGCCGAGGTCTCCCTCATGGAAATTGAAGATGCCCTTTTTAAACAGCTGGAACTGCCGAATCTGAAGAAGAAAGAGCAGGACGTGCAGACGGTTGAGCATATCGAGTTCAACGATATCCGCAAGACGGGCCTGATGGGCAACATTGATAAAAAGAAAACGATGATGTCGGCTTTTAAGCGGAATGCCATGACGGGAACACCTGGATTCCATCCGATTACAAGGGAGGATCTGAAGTTCAGGACGTGGAATGAAGTGCTGAAGCCGGAATCCAAAGCTGTCGTACTGGCAATGATGGATACAAGTGGATCCATGGGGGTATGGGAAAAGTATATGGCCAGAAGTTTCTTTTTCTGGATGACGCGCTTCCTCAGGACGAAATATGAGACGGTGGAGATTGAGTTCATCGCCCATCACACAGAAGCAAAGGTTGTCTCTGAAGAGCATTTCTTTTCCAAGGGGGAAAGCGGCGGGACGATTTGCTCGTCCGCATATCGGAAGGCTTTGGAGCTCATCGACTACAAATATGCACCGAGCAGGTACAACATCTATCCATTCCACTTCTCCGACGGAGATAATCTCACATCTGATAACGTGAGATGCGTCAAACTGGTGGAGGAGCTTATGAAAGTATCGAGTATGTTCGGATATGGGGAAGTGAATCAGTACAATCGCCATTCTACCCTGATGTCGGCATATAAAAATATTAAGAACGAAGATTTCCGCTATTATATCTTGAAACAAAAAGCGGATGTGTTCCATGCCATGAAAAGCTTCTTCCATAATTCAGGTGACAAAGCAGCACTTGCATGA
- a CDS encoding STAS domain-containing protein, translated as MSVETQEIVQLKEEVQELKRKLVEAEREITDISAPVIPSIVPETILIPIMGRLSQERFEAIITRILDVSYNQDINTIIVDFSGIREKDIGETDVFGMNINNMAKAVQLMGIEILFVGFTPSLTQIVIQSDVREVGQVKSFLSFKTALQYLMSEKSLSFQKK; from the coding sequence ATGAGTGTGGAGACACAGGAAATCGTTCAGTTAAAAGAAGAGGTCCAGGAACTGAAAAGAAAGCTGGTGGAAGCGGAACGCGAGATTACGGATATTTCTGCCCCGGTCATTCCCTCCATCGTTCCTGAAACCATCCTCATTCCAATCATGGGTAGGTTATCTCAGGAAAGATTCGAGGCGATCATCACCAGAATCCTGGATGTATCCTATAATCAGGACATCAATACGATCATCGTTGATTTCTCCGGTATAAGGGAGAAGGACATCGGTGAGACGGACGTGTTCGGCATGAATATCAATAATATGGCCAAAGCGGTACAGCTTATGGGAATCGAAATCCTTTTCGTCGGGTTCACTCCGTCCCTGACCCAAATCGTGATTCAATCAGACGTAAGGGAAGTCGGACAGGTGAAAAGCTTCCTTAGTTTCAAGACGGCTCTTCAGTACTTGATGAGCGAAAAGAGTCTTTCATTCCAGAAAAAGTGA
- a CDS encoding alpha/beta fold hydrolase has product MKRFFKWAGILLLALIVIGGLSFYVWSQQTYSATSSLEEKVDLQKAEAKDGKWLVFKGDGEKGVILYPGAKVEKEAYAYIGQELSERGYTVVIPDVPLNLAFFGVNVPDEIMKEYKGVKEWYLSGHSLGGVAASSYAGDHPDKVKGIIYLASYPAESTDFSSSDLSFLSIWAENDGLATKDKIDKSKSLLPADTGFHEIQGGNHAGFGVYGAQKGDGKATKSVWDQQDEVIQTIDEWIKGRAG; this is encoded by the coding sequence ATGAAACGATTTTTTAAGTGGGCAGGAATTCTCCTCCTCGCCTTGATTGTCATAGGAGGTCTATCCTTTTATGTTTGGTCACAGCAAACCTACTCAGCCACTTCATCGCTTGAGGAAAAAGTGGATCTTCAAAAAGCCGAGGCAAAGGATGGCAAGTGGCTGGTGTTTAAAGGAGATGGAGAAAAGGGCGTGATTCTTTACCCAGGGGCAAAGGTGGAAAAGGAAGCGTACGCCTATATTGGACAGGAGCTGTCTGAGCGGGGATACACCGTGGTGATTCCAGATGTACCATTGAACCTTGCATTCTTCGGGGTGAACGTACCGGATGAAATCATGAAAGAATATAAGGGTGTGAAGGAATGGTACCTGTCGGGTCATTCTCTTGGAGGAGTGGCGGCATCAAGCTATGCTGGTGACCATCCGGACAAGGTGAAAGGGATCATTTACCTTGCATCGTACCCTGCGGAATCCACGGACTTTTCTTCCTCAGACCTATCATTTCTGAGCATCTGGGCAGAGAATGACGGACTCGCAACTAAGGACAAGATTGACAAAAGTAAATCTCTTCTTCCTGCAGATACGGGGTTTCATGAAATCCAAGGCGGAAACCACGCAGGATTTGGTGTGTACGGTGCTCAAAAAGGAGACGGGAAAGCAACCAAATCAGTCTGGGATCAGCAGGATGAAGTGATTCAAACGATTGATGAATGGATTAAGGGAAGAGCCGGATGA
- a CDS encoding phosphotransferase enzyme family protein produces MNGLREEPDDRLFFYWAGKTAGTDEIVVEETVLHTGGNMMESWIDAQWTKERLKEAAGMFECDASDARKLGDFENYVYEVKKEGAPFILRITHSSHRTQIELEAEMKWINFLHRHGLNVSLSHQSSTGRLVEELPGEDGCFFVSLFDKAPGVAVKVNSDHFGEELFEKWGSLTGKMHATTKHYRDPSSKARMAWDEDDILNFDRYLPREDEEIIELGKRTIEEIRTFPQSEDTYGLIHSDIHHGNFFYDQRDGDLHVFDFDDSMWFYFASDIAIPLYYSSWSKHGGDPLHVRSAFGDRFLRSFLRGYQSECPVSKEWFLRIPQFLLLRDLTLYSVFHQKWDLANILQGEKELLDGLKKRLEQKEPMVDLDWEAIYDNR; encoded by the coding sequence ATGAATGGATTAAGGGAAGAGCCGGATGATCGGCTCTTTTTCTATTGGGCAGGAAAAACCGCAGGTACAGACGAAATAGTAGTGGAGGAAACAGTACTGCATACAGGAGGAAACATGATGGAATCTTGGATTGACGCACAATGGACAAAGGAAAGATTGAAAGAAGCGGCCGGGATGTTTGAGTGCGATGCATCGGACGCCCGAAAGCTTGGTGATTTTGAGAACTATGTGTACGAAGTGAAAAAGGAAGGGGCTCCCTTCATCCTGAGGATCACCCATAGCTCCCACCGCACGCAAATCGAGTTGGAAGCAGAAATGAAATGGATCAACTTCCTCCATCGGCATGGATTGAACGTGTCCCTTTCCCATCAATCCAGTACAGGTAGACTTGTTGAAGAACTGCCTGGGGAAGACGGATGCTTTTTTGTCAGTTTATTCGATAAAGCACCGGGAGTAGCTGTAAAGGTGAACTCCGATCACTTTGGAGAGGAGCTCTTCGAAAAGTGGGGAAGTCTCACAGGTAAGATGCATGCCACCACAAAACACTATCGAGATCCTTCTTCAAAGGCAAGAATGGCGTGGGATGAAGATGACATCCTGAATTTCGACCGGTATCTTCCCCGGGAGGATGAAGAGATCATAGAGCTTGGAAAACGGACAATCGAGGAAATCAGGACATTTCCACAATCCGAGGATACATACGGTTTGATCCACTCTGACATCCACCACGGCAATTTCTTCTACGATCAGAGGGATGGGGATCTTCATGTCTTTGATTTTGATGATAGTATGTGGTTTTACTTCGCCAGTGATATCGCCATACCACTATATTATTCAAGCTGGTCGAAGCATGGAGGTGATCCTCTTCATGTGCGTTCCGCCTTCGGGGATAGGTTCCTTCGTTCCTTCCTGCGTGGATATCAGAGCGAATGCCCGGTTTCGAAAGAATGGTTCCTGCGGATCCCACAGTTCCTCCTTCTAAGGGATTTGACCCTCTACTCCGTTTTCCACCAGAAGTGGGACCTGGCCAATATTCTTCAGGGAGAAAAAGAGCTACTTGATGGATTGAAGAAGAGACTTGAACAAAAGGAACCTATGGTCGACCTCGATTGGGAGGCCATCTACGACAACCGCTAA
- the proC gene encoding pyrroline-5-carboxylate reductase, whose amino-acid sequence MKQSIGFIGCGNMAQAIIGGIVSSGLVDKTSVMASAKTRGTVERIEEKYGIHTTLDNGEVAAFSDLLFIAVKPDQHQEILSSIRENLKPDTIVITMAAGITLHWMESVLSPDSKIVRTMPNTPSLVGEGMTAYCVNGRVGEGEREIVHAVLESFGKAEELDESLMDAIPAVSGSSPAYAFMFMEALADGAVKEGIPRKQAYNLAAQALLGAAKMVLETGSHPGELKDAVCSPGGATIEAVIELEKSGFKGSIVRAMDACTKKAKQLGRED is encoded by the coding sequence ATGAAACAATCAATCGGCTTTATCGGCTGTGGAAATATGGCGCAGGCCATCATAGGCGGCATCGTCAGCTCCGGACTGGTGGATAAGACATCTGTCATGGCGAGCGCCAAAACCCGCGGAACCGTCGAGAGAATAGAAGAAAAATACGGAATCCATACCACGTTGGACAATGGAGAGGTAGCGGCATTTTCTGACTTGTTGTTCATCGCAGTCAAACCGGATCAACACCAGGAGATCCTCTCCTCCATCAGGGAGAACTTGAAGCCGGATACCATCGTCATCACGATGGCCGCAGGTATTACGCTTCATTGGATGGAATCGGTTCTATCTCCGGACTCTAAAATCGTCAGGACGATGCCGAATACGCCATCCCTTGTAGGAGAAGGGATGACAGCGTATTGTGTTAATGGCAGGGTAGGAGAAGGCGAGCGTGAGATAGTCCATGCGGTTCTTGAGAGCTTCGGCAAAGCAGAAGAGTTGGACGAAAGCCTCATGGACGCCATTCCTGCCGTAAGCGGCTCGTCACCGGCTTATGCCTTCATGTTCATGGAAGCACTGGCAGACGGTGCGGTGAAAGAGGGCATCCCCAGAAAGCAGGCATATAACCTGGCAGCCCAGGCGCTCCTCGGAGCAGCAAAGATGGTGCTTGAAACGGGCAGCCATCCTGGAGAGCTGAAGGATGCGGTCTGTTCACCGGGAGGGGCTACCATCGAAGCCGTCATTGAACTTGAAAAGAGTGGCTTCAAGGGAAGCATCGTAAGGGCAATGGATGCCTGTACAAAAAAAGCAAAACAGCTGGGAAGGGAAGATTGA
- a CDS encoding NAD(P)H-dependent oxidoreductase, translating into MNVLVIAAHPRMDESIVNKAWVKRLEEEGNVTVHDLYREYPDFQIDVTREQKLVEEHDRIVLQFPFYWYSAPALMKEWIDAVLTYGWAYGSQGTKLHGKELLIATSTGSPAEAYQAGGKNHYSMSELLKPFQATSNLIGTTFLPAFIEQGVRMLDEEGVARSAERLADYIKK; encoded by the coding sequence ATGAACGTATTGGTAATCGCTGCACATCCGCGAATGGACGAATCAATCGTCAACAAAGCCTGGGTAAAGAGGCTGGAGGAAGAGGGCAATGTGACGGTCCACGACCTTTACCGCGAATATCCGGATTTCCAAATTGACGTAACACGTGAGCAGAAGTTGGTCGAAGAACACGATAGGATCGTCCTGCAGTTCCCTTTCTACTGGTACAGTGCCCCTGCGCTGATGAAGGAATGGATCGATGCCGTGTTGACCTATGGTTGGGCATACGGCAGCCAAGGTACGAAGCTTCATGGCAAAGAACTTCTGATTGCGACGTCTACGGGTTCACCGGCAGAGGCCTACCAGGCTGGAGGAAAGAACCATTATTCCATGAGCGAGCTATTGAAGCCGTTCCAGGCAACATCGAATCTGATCGGAACGACGTTTCTTCCGGCATTCATCGAGCAAGGCGTCAGGATGCTGGATGAAGAAGGAGTGGCCCGGTCTGCCGAGAGGCTTGCGGATTATATTAAAAAGTAA